Within Spinacia oleracea cultivar Varoflay chromosome 4, BTI_SOV_V1, whole genome shotgun sequence, the genomic segment TATTCATTCAGCTTTTTGCCACTCCATCTCCCTCAATATAAATTTACCAtctcatttatatattttttttaattttcaaatttcacctttatataaatcatatattgcCGCTAAATCACAAACCCTCAATAAAATAGCCCTTCAAAAGGCGGTTTAACAACCCATAAGCATACAGTTGTcctgaacgggctcaaaagctagttcttGTAACAAGTGCATGAATGTTGTTGATGTCCTTAATAACCCTTTGTTTTCATAAGAACTTTTCTTTTAaatccttttttttaatattgtatTTATATTTTGTCCTTAATAATGTATGTCCTTAAACCTCTAACATGGTACACGACCCACCTTTTCCTACTCGATCAGAAGTGTCTAAAAAAGAGACATTAATAACGTAATGTGCATAAATGTGTAACGTAGGGTGTTTGTGATGGGAAAAGTAAGAGTGAGTGTGAAAGAAGAGCATCAGAAAACAAAGAACAACACCCAATAACAATAGGGGAGGCCCTTCAAGCAACGGTATTAACAGCTGGTGAGAAGGCGGTGGATCGAAGTGATGCTGCAGCCATTCAGGCGGCTGAGGTTAGAGCCACCGGTCAAACCAACATCATGCCTGGTGGACTTGCTGCCACTGCTCAATCTGCAGCGCAGAACAATGCTAAATCCACTACTAAGGGGAAGACTACCATTGCTGATATTCTCTCGGTAATGCATGtactaattaataataatgaCTATATATAGTCTCAGAATTCCTCATCATTTGACATGTAACATGGTTTTGACTATGACAGGAAGCAGCAGCAAAATTACCAAAAGATAGGGCAGTGACACGCCAAGATGCAGAAGGGGTGATGGGTGCTGAACTCAGAAACAACCCTAACATAAGCACATACCCTGGTGGTGTTGCTGCTTCTGTGGTGGCAGCTGCTAGGATTAACCAAAAGAATGAGcagcttaaaaaataaaaagactcCTCTAAATATGATTTTGGGATATAATTTCCTGTGGTTTTTGTTTTTCCATGATAATTAAATGCTTCAAATCTCTCTTTACGTAATATTAACAGTTTTAGATTAGAAATTAATGTTCAAGTGTTTCTAGCTTGAACTAATTAAGGACCTCTGATGAAGAGGCAGTTGTAAATACAGAATAACAATTTGATTAAGAGCTTCAATATATATACTTGTAAGATTGTTTTCATTGGAGTCATGATTGATCTCTAACACCATTGAATATACAACGATGACTTTACTTTTTCTTCTCATTCTTTAGTAAGGAAAGACAAAAATTATACCCTATTTGGTATCGAACTGTACACGTACAACTGCAGATAATTGAGTGCAGAGGAGACCCATCTGAAACACTTTTAATAGCTCTTCCTGAAACTGAAAACCCAAGTAAGGGTCAACACCTTCTTCATACAGTCTGTCTAATCTGCAGAGATTCTAAACCTGTAAATAACAACGAATTCTCATCAATATCCAAGATAAACAATCATTGTATTTTACTATAAACAATCATTTGGACAAGTTTAATTTACTCATGGAGAAAAAAAGAATCCATACCAAAGAGAATAAGATAGTGATCAAGGATCTTGTTAGAAGACTTTCGGGCCTTCAAGGCTACATCCTAATAGCTTAACAAGATTCCTGAGTTGAATGTCTGATTAGCGTTTTCAAACTTCCTATTCCAGTATGCATAAAGGATACATCCTTGTTGAACATTTTCGACGAGTTGACATCCTATATGTCATAATTCAAATTTTCAGCTAGTATAACTACAAAGTACAATtctttttaccttttttttttttatatatataacctTATTCAAGTTTATACTAGTACATAAATTGACGATGACATATACACGTAACTACTAAAATGAGCTTTACTAGCTTGTTATATGCATGGTTTGCGTTCTTGATTGTTGATGGAAAACGTCATGTGGAATTACAAGTGCAACTGTACAACCATGTATACAAATTCCTACTCTCTTATCAAAACGTCATGGGgaggttgtttggttgacaccTGCGGAAATGAGAATTCATGGGTTGGTAATTGTCTGGTtgacataaaaaaaattagtaaaaaagaaaaaagttagAATTCATGGTAATTTGGACTTCCTACTAAATATGGGAAGTAAATTACCTTAGAAATCAAAATTAATGGAAATTTCTAATTTTCATGTTTTCAACCAAGCAATTTCTAGAAATTTAACACCCTTGAAGTACAACTTCATTTGTCAATTAGTTTTTCAAACCTAAATTTTATGCAGTGGCTTCCCACTACAAGGCCGGCGCAAGTGTTATGGGCCACGAATGTTATATGGTCAAAAGAAAAAGGAGTGCAATTTGAATCGTAATCAAGAATCAAACTATTTGAATACGACCATAATGATTACATAGCTTGagaaaatataatttgatttttttacaACAAACTTTTACCATTCTTTCATTCCCCTATGATATAATGTACAAGATTTGCTACATGAAAACTGCAAAATGAATCACTATAATACAGTGAACTATGGAGGACAAAAACGAAAAATTCCTCAGCCTACTTCATCACTGGAAAACCGAAGAATGCTAGCCACGTGCACGTGATTTCTCTTCTCATGCCTTTCTAAGATTTACCAGATCGAGTTAATTTCTGTAGTCCCAAAATCTCACTGACAAATCTAAGGAGGACCTGTACCAACTCCCTCACTCTAGGTTCCCTGCCAATGTATGTACAACAAAATTTAGCAAACATTCTAGAAACCGTGAAGTGCATGCTTATCATGTCCACACTAAATAAAATGCAAATCTACAACACGGGCTTGGCATCCCATATGAGAACAACTGACAAAGAACCACGGCATAATAGTGAGAAAATAACTAGCCAATATCAGGCAGGGGAAATGTATTTTGAAAGTCAAGGCAAAATAAGCACAGCTTAGCAGCTCCTTGTAACTCTTAAAATTTTGCCAATGCTCAACATCGACCTTTATTATCATATGGTTTTCTCATCTTAATTTCCTGTAAAAAAATTAGTCATATCAATCATCTTACCTTGAAATGACAAGTTCACAAAGGGATGGATGGAGAACAAGGAGATGAGCTCGACCGTCATGATTTCCTTCTGTTGTAATACCATGTTTAAGATGAGGATGCAAAGGCAGAATAGATGATGCGTCCGGGTGAATAGTCAAGTGGGCAAGCTCTTCAAGAACAAATAATACTTCTTCGAGCCTTGCTGAAGGAAATGGTCGTTCACCTGCAGGCAAATTTATGTGCGTCATGAGTACCAACTAGAAATCACAGGGATCTTCAAAAGGAAAATAGCAATCACCCAATATGGATCCCTCCATGTGCAAAACTTCAAAAACAGCCTCGAGTTTACTAAATCTGAAGTACATCAATTAAAAAAGCTACACACCTAAATCGGCTTCATCTATGAGAAGTCTGTTAAAAATGTGTTCACATCTCTCCATGAGCACCATGATAGCAATTTTGCTGACCTCAGATCGTGTCGCGTTCCAATCACTGACCTCAGCCTTAGAACTGCAAACAATTATAAAGAACAATATAACTCACTAAAAAGAGCTTTTTATATTATATAAACTGAAGCGCATATA encodes:
- the LOC110801106 gene encoding late embryogenesis abundant protein 47-like, which gives rise to MSQEKQPQRPSQDELELIKYGDIFSIVQNNLKQAIQGVCDGKSKSECERRASENKEQHPITIGEALQATVLTAGEKAVDRSDAAAIQAAEVRATGQTNIMPGGLAATAQSAAQNNAKSTTKGKTTIADILSEAAAKLPKDRAVTRQDAEGVMGAELRNNPNISTYPGGVAASVVAAARINQKNEQLKK